AAGGGggcgtctgcgtggctcagttggttaagtgactgccttcggctcaggtcatgatcctggagtcccaggatcgagtcctacatgggctagggagtctgcatctccctctgatcctcccccatctcatgctctatctctctctctcaaataaacaaataaataaataacatttaaaaaaaaaaagtaacaaaggaGTTGCAAGAAACAGTTTTTCTTCACTCAGCTTGTAGCACAGAACTGTGCCCCTCATCACTAGATGCTGCTGACTCAAGGTGGGTGGGGATAGATTACAGGGTATTTCAAAGTCTCTTTCCCTACAACATGGACTCAGGTCAGGGAATGAGGCATGGGGAATGGGCCTGAGGATCTTTAAGGGTCTTGCAAACTCTCATTCTACCACCACCCAAAGCTGTGCTCCTGTCCCCAGGCATTGCCCACTGGCACCTGGGACAGCCTAGGAGCTAGTTGCTCTGTGGTTTTCCTCTTTAGGGGTGGGAGATGTGGGGCAACAGGTTGGACAGGTGGTCAGTGATCATGCCAAGCCCCATTCCCAGCTCTGACACTTGCAAGACTCCCACCTTGGAGCAGGAGCCATGGAAAAAACATCGAATTGAGGATAGGAGATTTATAATAagtctcttcctccttctgggcctcagtctcctcctctgcaaaatgggtagAATAAAGCCCCACCCACAACTGGTGCTGTGAGGCTCACGTGGCCAGGAATGTGGAGTCACTTTGTAATTTTTAAGTGGCAGGCACAGAGAAGCAACGGTAGTTACTTGTTCTGACACATGTCCAGTTGCTCGGGAGCCTTGCTTCTGGGAAAAGCAAATCCAGAGGGTGCGAAATACAATGTCTTCTGGACATTGAACTTTATGAAAAGATAGGTTCTGGGTCTTCAAAGAACCTTGATCACTGGGAGAAGGTTGTTGCTATTCCCTCCCTCACTTCTCGAATTTAACTGCCACAGAACCATCACTGAGAGCAGCTTCCTTACCCCTGGCTGGACAGCTGAGAGGAGAAATGCCTCAGTAGATCTGCATCTCTGCCCCACAGTCCTGCCCACACTGTTGCAAGAACCTCTGCCCCAAAGGGGTGAGCAGCAAACCACAGGAAACAGTGACTGGCTCTGAGAGCATGTCACTTCCTGCTGTGGAAGAATCTTCCAGAGGGGGAGAGGCCACAGGAGCTCCACCCATGTGTGGGATGAGGTAGGGTAGGGTAGGGGTGGGCAGGGAATCCCCTTTTCAGTTTCCCTGGCTCCTTCTGGTCAGAGAAACTCTCAGTCCCATCCAACCCCTCCTGGGCCGCAAGTAGATCTGAGTCAGTTCTGAGGAAAGACAGGCGCCAGGTGAGGGGAGTTGGCTGAGGGGCAGGTGTGGGCCCAGAACACAGAGCGGCTGCCTGGGGCTTCAGTCAGCTAAATGTTTCCTGCTCACCCTGGAGGCCTCACAGGAAAGCAGGACGGTCCCATGGCCGCTATGGCCTGTGGCACTGCCCTGCATCTACACACCGTCTCTCAGAATGTCCCCTAGAGGCTACCGCCTTGCCCCTCGCCCTCTGggacagggaaggacagagaggcaACTCAAGTTCACACGACTAGTGCTGGAGCTGAGAGCCGATCTAGGCTGTCTGCGCTCCAAGCTCCTCTGAACACAAACTGGAGGGAATaggtgaaggggtgggggttggggggcaggggagactcCTGGGAGGCTGGAGATGTGGGGAGCACCTTGGAAGGATGCAGGGTATGAGGGGGAGGGAGTTAAGACTAGAAGGAGAGAGTGAACAGTGAGGCCGTTTTCCTGATGAGAGGGCTTTAGAAAGAATATTCTGGATGCTGGAAGCAGGTTGGATTGGAGGGGACCAAAACTAGCAGGAGGACGACCGGTTATACCACCACTTCTGGGAGGAGGCACTCGGGAATTTTAAAAATCGACAGCTTCCTTACGGCACACTCTAGTCATGTAGAGAACTTGGAGCTGGTGGGACAGGAATTCCTGGATCGGGTGTACTCAGCCAGAGCGGGGTGCGTGCGTGTTGGAGGAAGTGACAGAAGGAGTCCTGCCCTTTGGGTGAAGTCGAACCAGAGAAATACAGAAGAGGTAAAAGAGGAGAGACACGATCGATTTTCAGAGGGTTAGTGCCTTTCCAAAGTCAGAGCCCAAACTGCAACCCTGCCCAGGCCCAGGCCACGGGGGTGCCCCCCTCACTCACCAGTCCCAGAGGTGAAGCCAGGCTGCTGGAAGTTGTAGTTCTTGATTTCACTGTACCATCGATCAGCCACCTCCTTTCCTGTATGGAAAGACACTGTTTCAAACCCGGCAGCAAAATTAACCCACTCGCTACTCCTTCCACCTTCTCCCACTAACCCCAAACCACACACCCCATAGACGTCTGACAAAGCACCAGTGAGCTGAAACAGGGACTCCTGCCCATCCCCCTCTGCAGAGAGGGCCTTGCTTAGGAAGACCCTTGGCCTGGCTTTGGGGGACCAGCCCTGCCACTAACTTACTGTGTAATCCCGCGCAAggccttcccctctctgggcctctgtacAAGGGTTGTATGCAATGTACTCCAAGGGCTTCTAATGATGCTCTGAGTTTTCGGGACActctgccctcaccccaccctAAGTGTGTCTCCTGAAATATCCACAAGAGGAAAGGCACTTGGGCTGGTGGGTCAGGGTCTCCACTCTAGGCAGGAGAAAACCCACAGCATTTCCCTGGGAGCTGTTGATGTCCAGGCCACTGTGGGAGCCTCCATTCCACGGCAGTAAGTCTTACCCTTAACTTTCACATGTACATGGATCACCTGGGGCACTTGTTAAAATTTGGATTCTGACTGCCTAGGTCAAAGCTGCAGCCTCTGAGTTTGCATTtgtaacaagctcccaggtgccaCTGCTTCCCCAAGGACCACACGTTGGGCAGGCAGGCCTCCACACTCGGGCCTCACCCGGGGAGCACTGAAACCAGGCCGACGCCTGGGGCCTGCCACAGACTGTGTCAGTGTCTCTGGAGGAGAGACCCAGGCATGGGTCTTTTCTAAAAGTACTGCAAAAGATCCCAACGTGTCCCCAGGGTGGGGATAAAGACAGTCTATGGAGAGGGATGGGGAAACTGGGGCCACAGAGGGTAGTGACTTGCTCAGGGCTCCATAGGGGACCAACGCAAGGCTGGGACCAATCACCTCCATTGCCTGCGGTTCCTGACCCttcagggagccttctccccatTAGGGCCCATGGCCCCGGCCTGGAAAGGAGGCTGCAGGCTCCAGGGTGCTCACACCTCTCCCCCTCTGCAGGCCCGCAGCTCAGGGAAGGGACACTAGGAGGAGGACAGCAGGCCTCCCCAGGGGAACTCCCAGGAATGTTaggcccagggaggagggggtAGCCATCCTCCCACTGGGGTCTGGAGAAGACTTCAGAGGGCAAAGTATCTCTCTCCAGCATTTTTCCTAAAAAGCCACGGCAGCCCCGTCAGAGCCAGGAAGCTCCAGAATGTTTGGTCAGTGTGGCGGGATCACCATTCCAGGCTGTGACCTCAGATGGAGGGattgtctttctcatttttttttcctaacatggAAGAAGCTcaattgcatttttctgatgataaaaGTGAGTacaccaacattttaaaaatgaaagcaaaatgggAAGAAAGCAAAACTGCAGCTGGGGATACTTGGGAGCCCACAGGGTCAGGCTGAAACTGCACAGAAAGGGCAGAGAAAAGactttctcccctgcccccacgccCCAGCTGGGAGCTCTTACGAGGGGGAGGGCCGGGCAGTCTGACTCATCTCTGTGTCCCTGGCACCCAGCACAAGCCCAGCCCCGAGCTGGCCATCTGAGACTGcggagagctgcaggcagcccCCGGgagcacacacacagagctctggggcccctctccctctctgggcctgtggCTCCAAGGCTACACGGAGCGGGGTGCTGGGGTCTGAACACAGGATGTCCTGGGCCCAGCTCAGccgggaggggaggtgggggagggcagccAAGAAAGCGACCTACCTGTCTGATCATAGGAGGCCCATGCCAGGTTCTCTCCGCACTGGCCACGACTGGACTCTGGGCTGTGCTTGAGGATCCTCGTGCTGGCCAGGGCCTCTGAATACCTGCCAGAGTCCACGGGCCCCCTCAGAGCAGGCCGGCTCAGGGAAGCCCCGGGATGTGAGCCCTAAGCTGCTGCGGCCCAGCCTCCTTCCCCGCCCCAGACTGGCGGTGGAGATCGGGAGCATCACGCCAGCCACTCTTCTGAGCCCCACaacagccccattttacagaggagcaaactgaggttcaaagaaaAAGGACCTGCCGAGGTCAGTGGCGCAAGGGTTATTTACTCAAGCCTGGCTGTACCTGCCCCTCAAACCCACGTCCTCTGGGctgacacccccacccctacccccagtcCCCCGTGATAGCGTCTCGAAGAGCCCGCGTCACCCCCGCTCTCTGGGGACTCACTGCTGAGCCTCCCGGTTGAGCTTCTTGCAGAGCTTCAGTGGGGGGACGCCGTGCTGCCGCCGGTACTCGTTGTGGGCCTTCAGGACCTCATTATTAAACTGCTTGGAAGCTGCAATGATTTCAAAATGGAGAAGGTTTCAGTGTGGAGAAGAGACCCACCAAGAAAGTGCAATGGCGGCTTCAGAATGCCGCCCAGCCCCAGGCCGCAGGGCGAGGCTGCACTCCCCTTCGGCACCCCCACCAGCTGGACAACAGGGACACCCTGCTCCACAGCCCTGAGCCGGCCTCCCCATCTCTGCACAGAGGCGCCTCCTGGGTCAGGTAGGGCCCATGGAACACATGTGAGAGAACTAGGGCTTTATCCAGGGCAGCGAGCGGGAAGGGACGGAATGGGCACAAGGGGCTGAGAGGAGGACACGTGTGTTCCTGGGAGACCCCGCTGGCCACTGAGTGGAGGCTGGGCCGCAGGTGCGCAGAAGGCGTAGGGGCTGCGGGGTGGGATAGGGAGCAATGGAACCGCTGGGACAAAATGTATGGAGACTGCAGAGCTCCCAGGCCTGGCTATGGCGAGGGTGCCCGTACTGTGCTGGGGAAACCAAAAAGACTGGGCCAGATAAAGAAGTGCCTGGGGAGGACAGCACTGGGGAAGTGGATTGAGGGGACAGGGTGGAAAAGAatgtggtggggggttgggggtcaGCTGCCCCCAGGGATGCAactgggtcatgacctcagaaaGGACAAGCTCAAGGAGGCTGCAGTTAGAGAGAGAATAAGTGGGTGGAGGCAAGGTCAACAGCGGACAGAAGTCACCCCAGTCTGGCTCTGGAATGGAacccccaccatcccccaccctccatcCGTCTCCCCACTACTCCTCCGTCCATCTCGTGGTTCATCATCTGTTCAGCCACCCATCACCCACCCATCGGTTCCTCTGGTCTCTGAGTGCCTCCTCCACTCCGGCCTCCTGGATTGTACGAGAGCTCCAGAGACACATCCACCTTGTCCAGCCCTCAGGGAGCTCACACACAGAGGGAGGCAGCCTTGTAAACAGGCACCGGCAGAGTGATAGCCAAGGTGCAGGTGAGTGTAGGTCGTCAAGAGGAACTTGGAGAAAAGTAACCTACCATGGGCTTGGGGATCAGGAAGGTGGCCCCTGATTGGAGCCCCAAAGTGGCTCAGACAGGAGCTAGTGAGGCTGGTCGGAAGGCACTGAGCACCAGCAGTGGGAATCTGGGAGCCAGTCGTGTGGGTTATGAATAAGAGCCACAGGGTCGTTACACCGAGTTTGTCTCTCCTGGCAGGGGCCTGTCCCTTAGGCTTGGCCGTGGGCGGTAAGGGTGCACGCGGAGGGTGAAGACGCGCcgctcctccccccgccccaggtcATTCACCagcctcctctcctctgctcttctcACCCCAGAGACTGAGATGACCCAACAGGGAGtcctcctcccctgcctcagCCAGATTCCCCAGGTCTCCCAGGGCTTTGAATCAAATCCCACTGGGTCTCTGAGGTGATGCAGGAGAAGGAAGACCCAGGCCGgggcctgccctcagggagctctgggctACATGTGGGCCAGGACAGACGAGGTGACTGTGGGTCACGCCCACGGTGGGTGGCAGTTGAGCCGGCCCAAGGGGGTTCTAATCACCTGAAGAGTTAGGCCTGTGGGGCCCAGCGGGGCAGTTCAGTGAGGTCTGGTCACAGCAATgttggcaggggcaggggtctgAACGGCAGGATTTGGGAGGTTGTGGCTGACAGGCAGACATGGGGGACACCGCGAAGGAAGGGGTGACAGTAGCTGCTTGCTACCATCTTGCCACCGAGACAGGGGAGGAGCTGTGACCTGAACTCTTCAGGTCTTTGTGGTCAAGAGAGGAGACAAACCCTTGTTGGTATGAAAGGTAAAGATGTCAGGTTtatgggagggagggggacaagGGAAGGTACTGTTTACTGGGTGGAGTTTCAGATTTTCAggatggaaaagttctggagatctgttgtACAACAACAGTACGTACATGCGAATGTATGTAATGCTACTGAACCGTAGGCTCTGAAATGGTGAGGACGGTGAATTTTGTGTCCCATGTTTTCTACcacagcaataaaaacaaaaattggggTTCAGTATGTTAATGTGGTATTTGTGATAATGGAGTCACAGAGGTTCTTAGAGTATATGTCAGATAGAAGCCATAACGACTGGTGGGAGCCAGAGGGGTTCTAGTCGATGAGACACAAAGGAGTCAGTAGGGCGGCCTGGCGGCCAGAGTCCCACCAGCCCCTGGGCAAGGCACTGGCAGTCCTGCAGGAGCCAGCATTCAGCTGGACTTCCTCACCCAGCCTGGCCCTGGCCTTGTCTGAGAGGCAGCAACTATCGGAAGTGTGTCCACAAGTGGTGGCCAGGTGGAGAAGGGGCTGGAAACAGAGGTCTTAAAAAGGAAGATGGCAAGAACTGGGTCTGTTCATCCTGGAGATCAGCCTTTGGAAGACACAGTGGACACCTCTGGTAAGTCTGGGGCTCCAGAGGGCAAAATGGCCAGGTGAAAAGGCCAGGATGACAGATTTTAGCTCAGCCCAAGAAAGCTCTTTCAATCAAAACTTTCCACAAAAACTGAAAGAGTGACCTTACAAGGTAATGAGCTCTCCAGCACTGGGGGAGTACAAACAAGTGACTCTTCTCAAAAGGGTTCAGGCACTGGAGGCCAACTGGATGACCCTCAAGTCCCTCCAATCCTAAGATCCCGTAAGGTCCCATCAGGGTGGGGTGAGAGGAGACAAGTCATGGCTGACCTCACTCTTGCAGCGAGTTCGGAGCTTCTCTAAGGAGATGCAGTGATCacaagtgtgtgtgtctgtgcaggggcaggtgtgtgtgcacacagtcAAGGGGCAGAGGGTCCCCATCTGAGGGACGGGCTTGGTGAGGCCCACACTAATGTCCCTGCCAGCTCCCATGTCCCCCGCAGGCCACAGTGGGACACCACAGGAGGTGCATGGGACTGAGGAGCGTGGGCTATGAGGACCACCGATGTACCAGTGAAGCCTCCCCGGAGGAGGCAGTAAGGAGGCAAAGCAGACACAGAAAGAGCCAGGCAGGACAAGGGAGCTGGTAGATCCAGGGctatggggaggagggggagataTGGGGAGTGGGTGGGTTAGCTGAGGTGAAGCCAGGTTAAAGCCAGCTCTGAGGGCCAGGCTCAGGTCGCACTGGACCCAGCAGAGCTGTAGGTCCTGCAGTGTTTTCGACAGAGAGGGATACACAAGGCTGCTAAAAACTAGGTCACTGTACTCCCAGAATGtgggaagtaaaaagaaacaaaagtgaaagttCCTGAGCCCAATCTAAGCTTGGTGCCCAGAAGCCAATGCTGATCACTGTCGCCAGCAAGGCCAGTGTCCTGGGTCAGGTTTTCTAGAAAGGGGTCAGGAAGACTTTTTGGTAGGGGAGCCTTCTCTCCCTATCCCCAACCATACTTCAGAGGCCAGTCCCCGCCCAGGCCACTCCTTAGAGCAGGGCCTTAGCCTTCAGAGGCAAGATATCACTTGTGAACACACCCAGCAAAAGGCACACCTTATTCTGTACAAAAACCCTAGGACAcagataaatgtaaatattaaaaagtcagaaaaaaccccacccatccccacatTAGACAGGGAGAGCTCTTCCAGCCACCCCCCCAATCGGGGAGGGTAGGAATAATGTCCTTATGTTGTAGGAGGgtaaaccaaggctcagagaactCCTACAGGCTCAGGGTGCTAGCCCAGAATGGAAGAGGTCCTTTCTTTTGCTGACCAACCATTTCCAGGTGCCAGGCCTGTGCACGATTTTACTTGCTTATTGCCACCTTTTGTGGGAGCCCCCACTACTGTACCTTTTAtttgataaggaaactgaggctccagaaGGGAAGTTACCTACCCAAGTTCCCACAAATGGTCCAGGGGTAGTAGAACCACGAAGAGGGAAACCCTGTCCTTAACTCTATACCACCCCTGAGGCTCAGGAGACAGAGGAAACACTGAAAAGACAGTGGGGTCACCAGGTCCCGGAGGAGGATCAAGTCCAGTGGGGTTGGGCCTGCCAATCTctgaggaggggcaggaagagcagAAAAGAACTTCCTCAGAAGCCTCCTCTATGCTAAGCCCTTTATGGACAGACCTGTCTGAGGGGCCCCAGATGAAAAGGAGGAGCTTCCAGGGATGGGTGTGGGGCTTAAGGTCAGAGCCGTTGGAAGGTGCAAGGAGCTGCCTGGGCAAGGTTCGCTGTGGCTGAGGGACTATGGAGTCAGGGCTGGGCTGTCTCCATGAGGGGAGGGAGTGCTGTGCTGGGATGGGGGCTCTTGGAGGTCCTTTGGGGCCCAGGCTTCTAACTGCCAGATAGAAACTCAGGCCGCGCCCCTCCTCCTTGGGGCTGTTGGCTGGGACAGACAGACTCCTCCCTCACCATTGGTCCTCTTCTGAGGCCTCCCTGGGCCCAGTCTGACTCATTT
This is a stretch of genomic DNA from Mustela lutreola isolate mMusLut2 chromosome 12, mMusLut2.pri, whole genome shotgun sequence. It encodes these proteins:
- the GLIPR2 gene encoding Golgi-associated plant pathogenesis-related protein 1 isoform X1, translating into MGKSASKQFNNEVLKAHNEYRRQHGVPPLKLCKKLNREAQQYSEALASTRILKHSPESSRGQCGENLAWASYDQTGKEVADRWYSEIKNYNFQQPGFTSGTGHFTAMVWKNTKKMGVGKASASDGSSFVVARYFPAGNVVNQGFFEENVLPPRK
- the GLIPR2 gene encoding Golgi-associated plant pathogenesis-related protein 1 isoform X2 yields the protein MASKQFNNEVLKAHNEYRRQHGVPPLKLCKKLNREAQQYSEALASTRILKHSPESSRGQCGENLAWASYDQTGKEVADRWYSEIKNYNFQQPGFTSGTGHFTAMVWKNTKKMGVGKASASDGSSFVVARYFPAGNVVNQGFFEENVLPPRK